From the uncultured Trichococcus sp. genome, one window contains:
- a CDS encoding glycine betaine ABC transporter substrate-binding protein, protein MKRKNIISTIAMLAVTLIVSGCSGISGGDGSTGEQVIRVGSKDFTENLVVSEIYALALEDAGYEVERIPNIASSVVHTSITNDEIDLYPEYTGTGLLVILEMEMETDPQKVYDTIKAEYAEQFDLTWLDYAEANDSAGLVIKTSVAEKYGIESISDLQKNASELRFASQGEFDLREDGIPGLTKAYGEFNWKSSTVYDNSLKYEVLKNDEADVAPAYTTEGQLTNKEEFTVLVDDKNFWPPYNLAPVIRNEVLEENPDMAEMLNNISSTLDTETVTGLNAKVDVDGQEYEAVAKEYFESIN, encoded by the coding sequence ATGAAACGAAAAAATATCATCAGTACGATTGCAATGTTGGCTGTAACACTTATCGTCTCAGGCTGTTCGGGCATCAGTGGAGGCGATGGCAGCACGGGGGAGCAAGTTATCCGCGTTGGATCCAAGGACTTCACCGAAAACTTGGTTGTTTCGGAAATTTATGCCTTGGCTTTGGAAGATGCCGGTTATGAGGTTGAACGGATCCCGAATATCGCCAGCTCGGTCGTTCATACATCGATCACCAATGATGAAATCGATCTTTATCCGGAGTATACAGGTACAGGTCTGTTGGTAATATTGGAAATGGAGATGGAAACCGATCCGCAGAAAGTCTATGACACAATCAAAGCAGAATACGCAGAGCAGTTTGATCTGACTTGGTTGGATTATGCGGAAGCCAATGACAGCGCTGGGCTGGTCATCAAAACGAGCGTAGCCGAAAAATACGGCATTGAGAGCATTTCCGATCTGCAGAAAAATGCTTCAGAGCTTCGTTTTGCTTCCCAAGGTGAATTCGATCTGAGGGAAGATGGCATTCCTGGATTGACTAAAGCTTACGGAGAATTCAACTGGAAGAGCTCGACAGTCTACGACAACAGCTTGAAATATGAAGTCTTGAAAAATGATGAAGCCGATGTCGCACCAGCCTACACGACGGAAGGTCAACTGACCAATAAAGAAGAATTCACAGTTTTGGTGGATGACAAAAATTTCTGGCCGCCTTACAACTTGGCTCCAGTAATCCGGAATGAAGTATTGGAAGAAAATCCTGACATGGCGGAAATGCTGAACAACATCAGCAGCACGCTGGACACAGAAACGGTGACCGGGTTGAATGCCAAAGTGGACGTCGATGGACAAGAATATGAAGCGGTAGCGAAAGAATACTTCGAATCAATTAATTAA